From Caldicellulosiruptor hydrothermalis 108, a single genomic window includes:
- a CDS encoding iron ABC transporter substrate-binding protein → MKSKSFNLMRKTVVSFSLILSVLLLIASAALSGYAKQEKSSQKLIITDLLGRKVEIEDKKNKRIVAIGPGALRLVLYVNGTKNIVGVENAEKAWEEGSRTYIMAYPELKRLPTIGQGGADSSPDPEKLISVKPDVIFAASFLDRAKADALQAKTKIPVVVLDYGTKLLFDENVYKSLRIIGKIVGKQQRAEDLINYMQRCKAFFNERTRNIPASKKPRVYVGAISFKGGHGFESTMGKYFPFLAINAVNVADEANKEGWFMVEKEKILEWNPDIIFIDEANLDLVKQDYKKNPEFYKSLSAFKYGKVYGQLPYNFYWTNIDTVLANTFFIAKVVYPDRFKDVDPIKRADEIYKFFLGKPLYTKMAKKFGGFMRIKLD, encoded by the coding sequence ATGAAAAGTAAATCTTTTAACTTGATGAGAAAAACGGTAGTAAGTTTTTCATTGATTTTAAGCGTTTTACTTCTGATTGCCTCTGCTGCACTCTCAGGTTATGCAAAACAAGAAAAGTCTTCTCAGAAGCTTATCATCACAGACCTTCTTGGCAGAAAAGTAGAGATTGAAGACAAGAAAAACAAAAGAATTGTTGCGATAGGACCTGGGGCACTCAGGCTTGTTTTGTATGTCAATGGAACAAAAAATATAGTTGGAGTTGAAAATGCAGAAAAGGCATGGGAAGAAGGTTCAAGAACATATATCATGGCATATCCTGAGCTCAAAAGACTTCCAACAATTGGCCAAGGCGGGGCAGACTCATCCCCTGATCCAGAAAAACTTATTTCTGTAAAACCAGATGTTATTTTTGCAGCAAGTTTTTTAGACAGGGCAAAGGCAGATGCTCTTCAAGCAAAAACAAAAATCCCTGTTGTTGTGCTTGATTATGGTACAAAGCTTCTTTTTGATGAGAATGTATACAAATCGCTCAGAATCATTGGAAAGATTGTAGGAAAGCAGCAGCGTGCAGAAGACCTCATAAACTATATGCAAAGGTGCAAGGCATTTTTCAATGAAAGAACCAGAAATATCCCGGCTTCTAAAAAGCCAAGGGTGTATGTTGGGGCTATCAGTTTCAAAGGCGGGCATGGATTTGAGAGCACAATGGGCAAATACTTTCCATTTTTGGCCATAAATGCAGTAAATGTTGCTGATGAGGCCAACAAAGAAGGCTGGTTCATGGTTGAAAAAGAAAAGATTTTAGAGTGGAACCCTGATATTATATTTATTGACGAGGCAAATTTGGATCTTGTAAAACAGGATTACAAGAAAAACCCTGAGTTTTATAAATCACTTTCAGCTTTCAAATATGGAAAAGTTTATGGTCAGCTTCCTTACAACTTCTATTGGACCAACATTGACACTGTTTTGGCAAACACATTCTTTATTGCAAAGGTTGTGTATCCAGACAGATTCAAAGATGTTGACCCAATCAAGCGAGCAGATGAGATTTACAAATTCTTCTTAGGAAAGCCGCTTTATACCAAGATGGCAAAGAAATTTGGAGGGTTTATGAGAATAAAGCTTGACTAA
- a CDS encoding class I SAM-dependent methyltransferase, translated as MLNTKEYFNSLADKWDALVKHDIDKIEFLLGILRIKKGSCILDVGCGTGVLTEHLLKRVGSEGKVFGVDFSEKMIEIAKSKFKDFPNVELIVEDVNLLTFKNYFDYIICYSVFPHFEDKKEVLKQLHKMLKNGGILLIAHSQSRKAINQLHKSLPAPVNNHFLPSACFIKMIAKGYFLNLKIIDNDEIFAIVLKKKNL; from the coding sequence ATGTTGAATACAAAAGAATATTTTAACAGTTTAGCAGATAAATGGGATGCGCTTGTAAAGCATGATATTGACAAGATAGAATTTTTGTTAGGTATTCTAAGAATTAAAAAAGGTTCATGTATTTTAGATGTGGGTTGTGGTACAGGTGTTTTGACAGAGCATTTGTTAAAAAGGGTTGGAAGTGAGGGTAAAGTTTTTGGTGTCGATTTTTCAGAAAAGATGATAGAGATAGCTAAGAGTAAGTTTAAGGATTTTCCAAATGTTGAGTTAATAGTTGAAGATGTCAATTTACTGACTTTCAAAAACTATTTTGATTACATAATCTGTTATTCGGTATTTCCACATTTTGAAGACAAAAAAGAGGTTTTAAAACAGCTGCATAAAATGCTTAAAAATGGTGGAATTCTTTTAATTGCTCATTCACAGTCAAGAAAGGCTATTAATCAACTTCACAAAAGTTTGCCTGCTCCCGTGAATAATCATTTTCTGCCCAGTGCATGCTTTATCAAAATGATTGCTAAGGGATATTTTTTAAATTTAAAAATTATCGATAATGATGAAATTTTTGCAATTGTCTTGAAAAAGAAAAATCTATAA
- a CDS encoding S8 family serine peptidase, which translates to MHKHKKLFLLSGAIFAILSSILAANLYMSNNPSTQKPQQAFKKQIVPWSYKKLGITKIWKLTRGKKVKIAILDSGIDLNHPDLKGANNYQSY; encoded by the coding sequence TTGCACAAACATAAAAAGCTTTTTTTACTGTCAGGTGCTATCTTTGCAATATTATCATCAATACTTGCTGCTAATCTCTACATGAGTAATAATCCTTCTACCCAAAAACCTCAACAAGCCTTTAAAAAGCAAATTGTTCCATGGAGCTACAAAAAACTTGGTATCACAAAAATATGGAAACTTACCAGAGGAAAAAAGGTTAAAATTGCTATTCTGGATTCTGGTATTGACCTAAACCATCCTGATTTAAAAGGTGCAAATAATTATCAAAGCTATTAA
- a CDS encoding S8 family serine peptidase, translated as MVAAQNNNFGIVGIAPEAEIFILKILNKKLEGKVDLVVRALEFCIKNKINIVNMSFSTSSDNPKLRKAVIKVAKHGIIIVASARNSFGSKAGFPASYPEVISVASVNCKNQISQFSSQGKIDFCSYGENILSTAINNSYKLSSGNSVAAAHLTAIIALILSKPEKWNLNPKYGINKDKIYNVLTKLSEDLGEKGKDNIFGFGLVRFKFSYQFCQLCKAKI; from the coding sequence ATTGTTGCAGCTCAAAATAATAACTTTGGTATTGTCGGCATTGCACCTGAAGCTGAAATCTTCATCTTAAAAATCTTAAATAAAAAACTTGAAGGAAAAGTTGACCTCGTTGTACGTGCTCTTGAATTTTGTATAAAAAACAAGATTAACATTGTAAACATGAGTTTTTCTACTTCATCTGATAATCCAAAACTCAGAAAAGCTGTTATAAAAGTAGCAAAACATGGAATAATCATTGTTGCCTCGGCAAGAAATTCATTTGGTTCAAAAGCAGGCTTTCCTGCATCATACCCCGAAGTTATATCTGTTGCTTCTGTCAACTGCAAAAACCAAATATCGCAGTTTTCTTCTCAAGGCAAAATTGATTTTTGCTCTTATGGTGAAAATATTTTGTCCACAGCCATAAACAATAGTTACAAACTCTCAAGTGGAAACTCTGTTGCTGCTGCACACCTGACAGCAATTATCGCTCTTATCTTAAGCAAACCAGAAAAGTGGAACCTAAATCCTAAATATGGTATTAATAAAGACAAAATTTATAATGTGCTGACAAAACTTTCTGAAGACCTCGGTGAAAAAGGTAAAGATAATATATTTGGCTTTGGTCTTGTGAGATTCAAATTTTCCTATCAATTCTGTCAGCTTTGCAAAGCCAAGATATGA
- a CDS encoding response regulator transcription factor — MKILLVEDEEKLRKVIKLYLEKEGFEVEEASDGNEAIEKFQPSMYSVVILDVMLPQKDGWSVLREIRKKDDTPVIMLTARGEDDDKIFGFELGADDYVVKPVSPKEIVARVKAILKRTKKPSSNDILFIDKAAREVYVKGQKINLTQKEYELLLYLYERQNIALSRELILNSVWGYEYYGDLRTVDTHIKNLREKLGDLRDYIKTVRGYGYKFEVEK; from the coding sequence TTGAAGATATTGCTGGTTGAGGACGAAGAAAAACTCAGAAAAGTAATAAAGTTGTATCTTGAAAAAGAAGGGTTTGAAGTAGAAGAAGCATCGGACGGAAACGAAGCAATCGAAAAATTTCAACCTTCAATGTACTCTGTTGTAATCTTAGATGTGATGCTACCCCAAAAAGATGGCTGGAGTGTGTTGAGAGAAATAAGGAAAAAGGATGATACGCCAGTTATAATGCTAACAGCACGCGGCGAAGACGACGATAAGATATTTGGATTTGAACTTGGTGCTGATGATTACGTTGTAAAACCTGTCAGTCCTAAGGAAATTGTTGCACGTGTAAAGGCAATTTTAAAGAGGACTAAAAAGCCCAGTTCAAATGACATTTTGTTCATCGACAAAGCAGCAAGAGAAGTATATGTAAAAGGTCAAAAAATAAATCTTACTCAAAAAGAATATGAGCTTTTATTGTACCTATATGAAAGGCAAAACATTGCCCTTTCAAGAGAGCTGATTTTAAATAGCGTATGGGGTTATGAATATTATGGGGATCTTAGAACTGTGGATACACATATTAAAAACCTCAGAGAGAAGCTCGGAGATCTCAGAGATTACATTAAAACAGTAAGAGGTTATGGATATAAGTTTGAGGTGGAAAAATGA
- a CDS encoding sensor histidine kinase, translating to MRRISFKLLIYTTILLFCMLGLNFFLQGNIITSGFKANLKNKMIQYAKDISNKFKNNLDYSSEANNIANIINGRVSIYDSNGSLIESHGRFMFGRTRNIERQTILDVLSGKTINRTDQKTFQGSTLITLGMPIINNNKIIAAIFIHTPLHDIQNDVRNVKNQIFILFIAALLASIIGAYALSSLFTKPILKIIDAAKAIAKGDYNVKIDVKNKDEIGELAKTITYMAQNLSKTEKLRRDFIANTTHELRTPLSIIKSYAEAIYDDILNKDQIKEYSYSIMIEADHLNNLINEILELSKLQSGTIQLNIQPINLKSLFNEIISEVNIIKGNRKFWLFEDDIVTKADSKLLKRAFSNIIINAVNHTNDTGNVYIKAEKENDYIKVSIKDDGEGIDEADLPYIFNRFYSKSAKKGIGGLGLSIAKEIVQMHSGKINVSSIKGEGAEFVITFKI from the coding sequence ATGAGAAGGATAAGTTTTAAACTATTGATTTATACTACTATTTTGCTATTTTGTATGTTAGGTTTGAATTTTTTTCTACAAGGTAATATTATAACAAGCGGTTTTAAAGCTAATCTAAAAAATAAAATGATTCAATATGCAAAAGACATTTCTAATAAATTCAAGAATAACCTTGATTATTCAAGTGAAGCAAATAATATAGCTAATATTATAAATGGCAGGGTATCAATATATGATTCAAACGGCAGTTTGATAGAATCTCATGGTAGGTTCATGTTTGGAAGAACAAGGAATATTGAAAGACAAACAATTTTAGATGTTTTATCAGGAAAAACTATCAACCGGACAGACCAAAAAACATTTCAAGGAAGTACATTAATCACCTTAGGAATGCCTATAATTAACAATAATAAGATCATAGCGGCAATATTTATTCATACACCTTTGCATGACATACAAAATGACGTGAGAAATGTCAAAAATCAAATCTTTATCCTTTTTATCGCTGCTCTTTTGGCATCAATCATTGGTGCATATGCGCTTAGCAGTTTATTTACAAAACCCATTCTTAAAATCATTGATGCTGCCAAAGCTATAGCAAAGGGAGATTATAACGTTAAAATTGATGTTAAAAACAAAGATGAAATTGGTGAGCTTGCAAAAACAATCACATATATGGCTCAAAATCTTTCTAAAACTGAAAAGCTAAGGAGGGACTTTATAGCAAATACAACTCATGAATTGAGAACTCCACTGAGCATCATAAAAAGTTATGCTGAAGCAATATATGATGACATATTAAACAAAGACCAAATTAAAGAATATTCCTACTCAATCATGATTGAGGCCGACCACTTAAATAATCTTATAAATGAAATTCTTGAACTATCAAAACTACAATCTGGTACTATACAGTTGAATATACAACCTATAAACTTAAAAAGCCTTTTTAATGAAATTATCAGCGAAGTAAACATTATAAAAGGAAATAGAAAGTTTTGGCTTTTTGAAGATGATATCGTAACAAAAGCTGATAGCAAACTTCTAAAAAGGGCTTTTAGCAACATTATTATCAATGCTGTCAATCATACAAACGACACAGGAAACGTTTATATAAAAGCTGAAAAAGAAAATGACTATATCAAAGTATCAATCAAAGATGATGGGGAAGGTATTGATGAAGCAGATTTGCCTTATATTTTCAATAGATTTTATAGCAAAAGTGCAAAAAAAGGAATAGGTGGACTTGGTTTGTCAATAGCAAAAGAAATAGTTCAGATGCACAGCGGTAAAATCAATGTATCAAGCATAAAAGGTGAAGGTGCTGAGTTTGTGATAACATTCAAAATATAG
- a CDS encoding class I SAM-dependent methyltransferase yields MIYTKDYFENMAQKWDEIVKHNKDKIEAILDMIGIKEGSCVLDVGCGTGVLVEYLQKRTGQKGKIFCVDISEKMIEIAKSKYKNFSNVTFINDDVNNLKFKDYFDFIICYSVFPHFEDKRKTLLHLTSMLKKGGYLAIAHSQSRKAINDLHKNLAYPINTHLLPGINYFKLLSSKKLAILKSVDDSDKYVVIFKKI; encoded by the coding sequence ATGATTTACACAAAAGATTATTTTGAAAATATGGCACAAAAATGGGATGAGATAGTGAAACATAATAAGGATAAGATTGAAGCTATTTTGGATATGATAGGAATTAAAGAAGGTTCATGTGTGCTTGATGTGGGCTGTGGCACAGGAGTTTTGGTTGAGTATCTCCAAAAACGGACAGGTCAAAAAGGAAAGATTTTTTGTGTTGATATATCAGAAAAGATGATTGAAATAGCAAAAAGTAAGTATAAAAATTTCAGCAATGTAACTTTTATAAATGATGATGTCAATAATTTAAAGTTTAAGGATTATTTTGATTTTATTATCTGTTATTCTGTATTTCCTCATTTTGAAGATAAAAGAAAAACACTTTTACATCTTACCAGTATGCTCAAAAAAGGTGGGTATCTTGCGATTGCTCATTCTCAGTCAAGAAAAGCAATAAATGATCTTCACAAGAATTTAGCATATCCTATTAATACCCACCTGCTACCGGGCATAAATTATTTTAAATTACTTTCGAGCAAAAAGTTAGCTATCCTCAAATCTGTAGATGACAGCGATAAATACGTGGTGATTTTCAAGAAAATATAA
- a CDS encoding carboxylesterase/lipase family protein: protein MKRFISVVLCVMLVFSITFFSVKKVALSSEKDSEIGVVTTEVFAKISTGGVIGYKYNGINTFLGIPYATAKRFEMPKRVSSWQGYRTCFVYGEVCPQGLKTMNKFDIMCYSNAAIENEESCLTVNVWTPSMDPKAKKPVIVWLHGGGFTTGSAHEYKFYEGTNLAKFGDIVFVSVNHRLNVLGFLDLSAYGEKYKYSGNAGMADIISALQWVRENISVFGGDPNNVTIVGQSGGGSKVTTLMGMPAAKGLFHKAVVMSGGSAKATRTKAQAQAETKKLLEILKISEKEVDKLQTIPYDELYAAAQKAGIMFGPVVDGDYYPDGTFKMSKNIPLMCGNVMGEFNTNLTGLLLGDFPTPEAWQKSNISKISDEEAKKLYKEKYGDKAEAIIQAFKKAYPGHKLVEGLFLNDRYGFFSTLSIADAMVSYGGKVYNYVVAYNYPLFGGIVAVHTMNDVPFFFYNLDKVPAWIAGDEKTAYKVAKEMATALVNFARYGNPSQSGLPWPNYTIKNHATMIFDKTSGVKYDFDRELFNLIHAAMQNK from the coding sequence ATGAAAAGATTTATCAGTGTTGTTCTTTGCGTTATGTTAGTTTTTTCAATCACTTTTTTCTCTGTAAAAAAAGTTGCTTTGTCTTCAGAGAAAGATAGTGAAATTGGTGTTGTAACCACTGAAGTGTTTGCAAAAATTTCGACTGGCGGAGTAATTGGCTATAAGTATAATGGGATAAATACATTTTTAGGTATTCCCTATGCAACTGCGAAACGCTTTGAAATGCCTAAAAGAGTATCTTCGTGGCAGGGATATCGCACGTGTTTTGTTTATGGAGAAGTTTGTCCGCAGGGTTTAAAAACAATGAACAAATTTGACATAATGTGTTACAGCAATGCAGCTATTGAAAATGAAGAAAGCTGTTTAACTGTAAATGTATGGACGCCCAGTATGGACCCTAAAGCAAAGAAACCTGTGATTGTCTGGCTTCACGGAGGTGGATTTACCACAGGAAGTGCACATGAGTATAAGTTTTATGAAGGGACGAATCTTGCAAAGTTTGGCGACATAGTTTTTGTTAGTGTAAATCATCGATTAAATGTTTTGGGTTTTCTTGATTTGTCTGCCTATGGAGAAAAGTACAAATACTCTGGAAATGCTGGCATGGCTGATATTATAAGTGCGCTTCAATGGGTACGCGAAAATATTTCGGTATTTGGTGGTGACCCAAATAATGTAACCATTGTAGGTCAATCAGGTGGGGGTAGCAAGGTGACAACCCTGATGGGAATGCCTGCTGCAAAGGGGTTGTTTCATAAAGCTGTTGTAATGTCAGGAGGTTCTGCAAAAGCAACTCGAACAAAAGCTCAAGCACAGGCAGAAACCAAGAAGTTATTGGAGATTTTGAAGATCAGCGAAAAAGAGGTTGATAAGCTTCAGACAATACCATATGATGAACTTTATGCTGCTGCCCAAAAGGCTGGGATTATGTTTGGACCAGTGGTAGACGGAGATTATTATCCTGATGGCACATTTAAAATGTCCAAGAATATTCCTCTGATGTGTGGTAATGTTATGGGTGAATTTAACACAAATTTAACAGGGCTGCTTCTGGGAGATTTTCCAACACCTGAAGCATGGCAAAAGAGTAATATTTCAAAGATAAGCGACGAAGAAGCTAAAAAACTTTATAAAGAAAAGTACGGAGATAAAGCGGAAGCTATTATACAAGCGTTTAAAAAAGCTTATCCAGGGCACAAACTTGTAGAAGGATTGTTCCTCAATGACAGATATGGATTTTTCAGTACTTTAAGTATAGCTGATGCAATGGTCAGCTATGGTGGGAAAGTATATAACTATGTTGTAGCATATAATTACCCATTATTTGGTGGAATTGTAGCTGTTCACACAATGAATGATGTTCCATTTTTCTTCTACAATTTAGATAAAGTTCCTGCTTGGATAGCTGGAGATGAAAAAACTGCATATAAAGTTGCAAAAGAAATGGCTACTGCATTAGTGAACTTCGCACGTTACGGAAATCCAAGTCAAAGTGGTTTGCCGTGGCCTAATTATACAATAAAAAACCACGCTACTATGATTTTTGACAAAACAAGTGGTGTCAAATATGATTTTGATAGAGAATTATTTAATTTAATACATGCTGCTATGCAGAACAAATAA
- a CDS encoding ISNCY family transposase, with product MFNTKPKQLSFIDLFSHLKASALYKPESLLGLFNKFIDLSHYIPSSFYNAYYKYFGKHRYFSLESMLCCFLVQKLLKLNILTQLRAVLLNSFELRSFCNLHGNVPSISTLSRFRKIFASEIHKLFQNISIHAHNISIQQCPQDSSILIFDTTGIVPKVRENNPKFIHLLLKNTSKANPELPSEKVYSLVYSSLPKTAAANSNIRLMFTNGHFCWALKFAVITNAIGIPLALVPLFNYDSSSSDPKEAKAISDSKGLIPSLETLFSYIPKNFSTFIADSALDSHNIYSTLKNTFNFSKIVIPLNTRASKNTTPTLDPNIVISEDGIPICKKFNKPFKPEGKCQGKNRSLRLKWTCPMSSYKDGKRVCSCPHPCTTSKSGAIVYTYPDDFRSFPGINRNSQEFLDLYHKRVTVEQTIYHLKSYMGSDTICTYDHISIFSDFLLSAITFSLLFILAHNIKLYCSKLTIKKLNKLKKLIA from the coding sequence ATGTTCAACACCAAACCTAAACAACTTTCTTTCATAGACCTATTCTCCCACCTAAAGGCTTCGGCTCTCTACAAGCCTGAAAGCCTCTTGGGCTTGTTCAATAAATTCATTGACTTGTCACATTATATACCTTCTTCTTTCTACAATGCCTACTACAAATATTTCGGTAAGCATAGATACTTCTCTTTAGAATCTATGCTTTGTTGCTTCCTCGTCCAAAAATTGCTCAAACTCAATATTTTAACTCAGCTTCGTGCTGTCTTACTCAACTCATTCGAACTTCGCTCATTTTGTAATCTTCATGGCAATGTCCCTTCTATCTCTACTCTCTCTCGCTTTAGAAAAATATTTGCAAGTGAAATCCATAAACTTTTTCAAAATATCTCTATCCATGCACATAATATTTCCATCCAACAATGCCCTCAAGATTCTTCAATCTTAATCTTCGACACAACAGGTATTGTCCCAAAGGTTCGTGAAAACAATCCTAAATTCATTCATCTACTGCTGAAAAATACCTCAAAAGCTAACCCTGAACTTCCCTCTGAAAAAGTCTACTCTCTTGTTTATTCTTCTCTGCCCAAAACTGCTGCTGCCAATTCCAATATCCGTCTTATGTTCACAAATGGCCATTTCTGCTGGGCTTTGAAATTTGCTGTCATTACCAACGCTATCGGTATCCCTTTAGCTTTGGTACCTCTGTTTAACTATGATTCCTCTTCCTCTGACCCTAAAGAAGCAAAAGCTATCTCCGACTCTAAAGGTTTAATTCCTTCGCTCGAAACCTTATTCTCCTACATCCCCAAAAATTTCTCTACTTTCATCGCTGACAGTGCTTTGGATTCCCACAACATATACTCCACTTTAAAAAATACCTTTAACTTCTCCAAAATCGTTATTCCACTAAATACAAGAGCTTCTAAAAATACTACACCTACTTTAGACCCCAATATCGTTATTTCTGAAGATGGTATCCCTATCTGCAAAAAGTTCAACAAACCTTTTAAACCCGAAGGCAAATGTCAGGGTAAAAATCGCTCTTTGCGCCTTAAATGGACTTGCCCTATGTCTTCTTACAAAGACGGCAAACGTGTCTGCTCTTGCCCTCACCCATGTACTACCTCTAAATCAGGGGCAATAGTTTACACTTACCCTGACGATTTTCGCTCTTTCCCAGGTATAAACAGAAATTCTCAAGAGTTTTTAGACCTCTACCACAAACGTGTTACCGTGGAGCAGACTATTTACCACCTAAAATCCTACATGGGTTCTGATACCATCTGCACTTATGACCATATTTCTATTTTCTCTGATTTCTTGCTCTCTGCCATTACTTTTTCGCTCTTATTTATCCTCGCTCACAATATCAAACTCTATTGCTCTAAATTGACTATCAAAAAGCTTAACAAACTCAAAAAACTTATCGCTTAA
- a CDS encoding methyl-accepting chemotaxis protein, with protein MKVNKIPALIEVLECLPEILQEDINIAVADLEKIVAVHQGNRVRSENAVVGEKLTLDDFLKGILKEKKQVCHISKTSYFNVPTKTIITPVIDENGESCGVIFVTRDVERQSKVEDISVNVFQSFEQINAAIQEMASEANVLANYLSEITDYVVETVNKLGEVSKIILEIKEIVSESNLLALNIKIEAAKMADIGKGVAIVAGEMDKLSRKCKEFAQNTRALLLNMQCALKTVKERISNIRGIAENQAALNEEIAASVEQLLIEVKELSEIAKLS; from the coding sequence ATGAAAGTTAACAAAATTCCGGCTCTGATAGAAGTGCTGGAATGCCTGCCAGAGATTTTACAAGAAGACATCAACATAGCTGTAGCAGACCTGGAAAAAATAGTTGCTGTGCACCAAGGTAACAGGGTAAGAAGCGAAAACGCGGTTGTTGGCGAAAAACTGACTTTGGATGATTTTCTAAAAGGAATTCTAAAAGAAAAGAAGCAAGTATGTCATATAAGCAAAACAAGCTATTTTAACGTGCCTACAAAAACCATTATAACGCCGGTGATAGATGAGAATGGAGAGTCATGCGGTGTGATATTTGTTACAAGGGATGTAGAACGTCAGTCAAAGGTAGAGGATATTTCTGTCAATGTCTTCCAGTCTTTCGAACAAATAAATGCTGCTATTCAGGAGATGGCTTCAGAAGCGAATGTACTTGCTAACTATTTAAGTGAGATTACTGATTATGTAGTTGAAACAGTAAATAAACTTGGAGAAGTAAGTAAGATTATTTTGGAGATAAAAGAAATTGTTTCAGAATCTAATCTTCTTGCCTTGAACATTAAAATAGAAGCAGCAAAGATGGCTGATATTGGTAAGGGAGTTGCCATTGTTGCTGGCGAGATGGATAAACTTTCGAGAAAATGCAAAGAATTTGCCCAGAACACGAGAGCTCTTTTGCTTAATATGCAATGTGCTTTGAAGACAGTCAAAGAAAGAATTTCAAACATCAGAGGTATTGCAGAGAATCAGGCTGCGTTAAATGAAGAAATAGCTGCTTCTGTTGAACAGCTTTTAATAGAAGTAAAGGAACTTTCTGAAATAGCAAAATTATCTTAA
- a CDS encoding MBL fold metallo-hydrolase: protein MFVNHVVSEGIYHIEDPNGFGGVCATLIIGKEKALLFDTCYGLFNLKEHIRSITDLPVIVVCSHGHFDHVGGSYQFDQIYIHQEDVVLAQSHTSIDKKRLAISQAKEKGLFLEDYDLDKFLNSKLPTLNVIEEEICFDLGDRRIKVIHLPGHTKGSIGIIDEKSRILFAGDAVSPFIWIFGEEATKLSEYIETLKKLKEFDFYIFYIAHSIYPFPKNKIDKLLHCAENVDISKSVYFSVPFIPEKQLLMYSEGEGDIGNPDYCAIVYEPEKFA, encoded by the coding sequence ATGTTTGTAAATCATGTGGTCTCAGAAGGAATATATCATATTGAAGATCCAAATGGATTTGGCGGAGTATGCGCAACTTTAATAATAGGAAAAGAAAAAGCGCTATTGTTTGATACTTGCTATGGCTTATTTAATTTGAAAGAACATATAAGATCAATTACTGACCTTCCTGTCATAGTTGTCTGCAGTCATGGACATTTTGATCATGTTGGTGGTAGTTATCAATTTGATCAGATTTACATCCACCAAGAAGATGTTGTCCTTGCTCAATCACATACTTCAATTGATAAGAAACGACTTGCAATATCCCAGGCAAAAGAAAAGGGATTATTTTTAGAGGATTATGATTTGGATAAATTTTTGAATAGCAAATTACCAACTTTAAACGTTATAGAAGAAGAAATATGTTTTGACCTCGGGGATAGAAGAATTAAAGTAATTCATTTACCTGGGCACACAAAAGGTTCTATAGGAATTATTGATGAAAAAAGTCGAATATTATTTGCTGGAGACGCTGTTTCACCATTTATATGGATATTTGGTGAAGAAGCAACCAAATTAAGTGAATATATAGAAACTCTTAAAAAACTAAAAGAATTTGATTTTTACATTTTTTACATTGCACATAGCATTTACCCTTTTCCCAAAAATAAAATTGATAAATTGTTGCATTGTGCAGAAAATGTAGATATATCCAAAAGTGTTTACTTTAGTGTGCCTTTTATTCCTGAAAAACAGCTTTTGATGTATTCAGAAGGTGAAGGGGATATTGGGAACCCAGACTATTGTGCTATAGTTTACGAACCCGAAAAGTTTGCATAG
- the pgmB gene encoding beta-phosphoglucomutase, producing the protein MIIKGVIFDLDGVIVSTDSLHYLAWKKIADKEGIYFDEEINHRLRGVSRIESLNILLEKANRVYTEEEKMRLADEKNNYYIELLKNLTPNDVLPGIIKVLKVLKEKGIKIAIGSSSKNAKVILERIGLLNSFDAISDGNDITRSKPFPDVFLVTAQKLWLKPEHCLVVEDAVAGIKAAKAAGMFAAAIGDAKKSVEADFILDSIEDLLRYV; encoded by the coding sequence ATGATTATAAAGGGTGTTATCTTTGATCTTGATGGTGTGATTGTAAGTACTGATAGCTTACATTATCTAGCATGGAAAAAGATCGCGGATAAGGAAGGCATATATTTTGATGAGGAAATAAACCACAGACTACGTGGTGTTTCAAGGATAGAGAGTTTAAACATTTTACTTGAAAAAGCAAACAGGGTTTATACCGAAGAAGAAAAAATGAGGCTTGCCGATGAGAAAAATAACTATTATATAGAGCTTTTAAAGAATTTAACACCTAATGATGTACTCCCGGGGATAATAAAAGTTTTAAAGGTTTTGAAAGAAAAAGGAATTAAAATTGCAATTGGTTCTTCGAGTAAAAATGCAAAGGTGATTTTGGAGAGGATAGGTCTTTTGAATAGCTTTGATGCTATTTCTGATGGAAATGATATAACACGTTCAAAGCCTTTTCCGGATGTTTTTTTGGTTACAGCACAGAAACTGTGGCTGAAGCCAGAGCACTGTCTTGTTGTTGAGGATGCTGTTGCAGGAATAAAGGCAGCAAAAGCAGCTGGTATGTTTGCAGCTGCCATTGGTGATGCTAAAAAAAGTGTAGAAGCGGATTTTATTCTGGATAGTATCGAAGATTTACTAAGGTATGTATAA